In Vicinamibacterales bacterium, the genomic stretch GTGGGGCCGGCTACATCGGCAGCCACACCGCCAAGGCGCTCGTCGCCGCCGGGCACGACGTGGTGGTCCTCGACGACCTGTCGGCCGGGCACGCCGAGGCCGTC encodes the following:
- a CDS encoding NAD-dependent epimerase/dehydratase family protein, whose protein sequence is MARVLVTGGAGYIGSHTAKALVAAGHDVVVLDDLSAGHAEAV